One Lactobacillus sp. ESL0785 DNA window includes the following coding sequences:
- the rplS gene encoding 50S ribosomal protein L19: MDPLIQELTKEQLRDDIPDFRAGDTVRAHVRVVEGTHERIQMFEGVVIKRKGTGIAATYTIRKIASGVGVERTFPVNDPRVAKVEVLRHGRVRRAKLYYLRERHGKSARIAEKRR, encoded by the coding sequence ATGGATCCATTAATTCAAGAATTGACTAAAGAACAATTACGTGATGATATTCCTGACTTCCGCGCTGGTGACACTGTTCGTGCTCACGTTCGCGTTGTTGAAGGTACTCATGAACGTATTCAGATGTTCGAAGGTGTCGTAATTAAGAGAAAGGGTACTGGCATTGCTGCAACTTACACTATTCGTAAGATTGCTTCTGGTGTTGGTGTTGAACGTACTTTCCCAGTTAACGACCCACGTGTAGCTAAGGTTGAAGTATTGCGTCATGGTCGTGTACGTCGTGCTAAGCTTTACTACTTACGTGAACGTCATGGTAAGTCTGCAAGAATCGCAGAAAAGCGTCGTTAA
- a CDS encoding nucleoside phosphorylase, translating to MSEPFLMQFDPSPSAVLDPNHERTELDYHFPKKLLFAFITSEAIAEFLVGYEHQEIGVFECFEGPTKIYEVQLENEKITFCQAKIGAAAAVELLDWLIGYGVRQVIAIGSAGVLVNLPENYFLVPIRAIRDEGTSFHYASADNFISLESPYLRRVEKLMQQNNFKVKEVTTWTTDGFFRETPAKVKQFKELGASCVEMECAALAACANFRQVDFAQILFTADSLSDLEKHEDRGWGREAHDIALQLGAQILFKI from the coding sequence ATGAGTGAACCGTTTTTAATGCAATTTGATCCAAGTCCTAGCGCCGTGCTAGATCCCAACCATGAGCGCACTGAGCTTGATTATCATTTTCCTAAGAAATTATTATTTGCCTTTATTACTTCTGAGGCAATTGCTGAATTTTTGGTAGGGTACGAGCATCAAGAAATTGGTGTATTTGAGTGCTTTGAGGGTCCAACCAAAATTTATGAGGTGCAGCTAGAAAATGAAAAAATCACCTTTTGTCAGGCAAAGATTGGTGCTGCGGCAGCTGTGGAATTGCTTGATTGGTTAATCGGTTATGGTGTAAGGCAGGTTATTGCCATTGGTTCTGCTGGCGTACTGGTTAATTTGCCGGAAAATTATTTTTTGGTGCCAATTAGGGCAATTCGTGATGAAGGAACGTCATTTCATTACGCGTCAGCAGATAATTTTATTAGCTTAGAAAGTCCTTATTTACGACGAGTAGAAAAGCTAATGCAGCAGAATAATTTTAAAGTAAAAGAAGTTACCACTTGGACAACCGATGGTTTTTTCCGCGAGACGCCAGCTAAAGTTAAGCAGTTTAAGGAGTTGGGTGCTTCTTGCGTTGAAATGGAATGTGCAGCCTTAGCCGCGTGCGCAAACTTTCGCCAGGTAGATTTTGCGCAAATCCTGTTTACGGCGGACTCTTTAAGTGATTTAGAAAAGCATGAGGACCGCGGCTGGGGTAGGGAGGCACACGATATAGCTTTGCAATTAGGAGCACAAATTTTGTTTAAAATCTAG
- the ylxM gene encoding YlxM family DNA-binding protein, which yields MDELVKNELLGDLYAYYGQLLTKGQQSYFEDYYYDDLSLGEIAANHNVSRQAVYDNLRRCRKLLTNYEAKLHMHKDYNEIEQKLVAIADAVAQDQHEEALIKIKQLLGKMRGE from the coding sequence ATGGACGAACTCGTTAAAAATGAATTATTGGGCGATTTATACGCATATTATGGTCAGCTCCTAACTAAGGGTCAGCAAAGTTATTTTGAAGATTATTATTATGATGATCTTTCTTTGGGCGAAATTGCTGCTAACCACAATGTGTCACGGCAGGCAGTCTATGATAATCTGCGCCGCTGCCGAAAACTTTTAACCAATTATGAAGCAAAACTGCACATGCATAAAGACTATAATGAAATAGAGCAAAAGTTAGTGGCAATTGCTGATGCAGTCGCCCAGGATCAGCATGAAGAAGCATTAATTAAAATTAAGCAATTATTAGGAAAAATGAGGGGAGAATGA
- the rpsP gene encoding 30S ribosomal protein S16, whose amino-acid sequence MSVKIRMRRMGAKRNPFYRIVVADSRMPRDGRFIEEVGYYNPVAVPKELKLDEDKIFEWLQKGAQPSDTVRSLLSGAGLMKKLHEAKQSK is encoded by the coding sequence ATGTCAGTAAAAATTCGCATGCGCCGGATGGGTGCTAAGAGAAACCCATTTTACAGAATCGTTGTTGCAGACTCAAGAATGCCACGCGATGGTCGTTTCATCGAAGAAGTTGGTTACTACAACCCAGTTGCAGTCCCAAAGGAATTAAAGCTTGATGAAGACAAGATTTTTGAATGGCTGCAAAAGGGTGCACAACCTTCAGATACTGTTAGATCACTTCTTTCAGGTGCTGGCTTGATGAAGAAGTTGCACGAAGCAAAACAAAGCAAATAA
- the rimM gene encoding ribosome maturation factor RimM (Essential for efficient processing of 16S rRNA): MHFYDVAHIVATHGLKGEVNVVLVTDFPEERFAPGSKLTLKEDNKRVLTVVNGRPFKKGWLIQFAEVSDIDQAEQLKGQTLVISEDEQHDLPAGTYYYRDILGCTVIDNLTGANLGKVTEIASPGANDVWQITEESGNEYLIPYIDDVVKKIDVPAKQIYVELMAGLRDED; encoded by the coding sequence ATGCACTTTTATGATGTAGCACATATTGTGGCAACACACGGCTTAAAGGGTGAAGTTAACGTTGTCCTAGTAACTGATTTCCCTGAAGAACGGTTTGCTCCTGGCAGTAAATTAACTCTCAAAGAAGATAACAAACGTGTTTTAACGGTGGTAAATGGTCGTCCTTTCAAAAAAGGCTGGCTTATTCAATTCGCAGAAGTTAGCGATATTGATCAGGCAGAGCAATTAAAGGGTCAGACCTTGGTTATAAGTGAAGATGAGCAGCATGATTTGCCAGCTGGCACTTATTATTATCGTGACATTTTAGGCTGTACAGTGATCGATAATTTAACTGGCGCAAATTTGGGTAAGGTGACAGAGATTGCATCTCCTGGAGCTAATGATGTCTGGCAGATAACAGAGGAATCAGGCAATGAATATTTAATTCCCTATATTGATGATGTAGTTAAGAAAATTGATGTTCCAGCCAAGCAGATTTATGTTGAATTAATGGCGGGGTTACGCGATGAAGATTAA
- a CDS encoding uracil-DNA glycosylase, with amino-acid sequence MKYPKWLIEKVQLRSQGMKLEGLNEGAGPKHPALMIVGEAPGRDEIVSHVPFHGSSGKELMKSLALIGLGRDDVYITSVVRSRPYTTKKVFSKKENKEVIKHPNRKPTKKEMLAHAPFFDYEVAYAQPKVIVTVGGTAIERLLGAGHSISKEHGQIIKNTPILQLNQQETGYEWSHEKYTVAFQYHPAAIFYNRKLTEDIKQDWLALKPYVNIKKD; translated from the coding sequence ATGAAGTATCCAAAATGGTTAATAGAAAAAGTACAGCTTCGGTCGCAAGGAATGAAGTTGGAGGGATTAAATGAAGGTGCGGGACCTAAACATCCAGCACTAATGATTGTTGGAGAAGCTCCGGGTCGAGATGAAATTGTTTCCCATGTCCCGTTTCATGGTAGTTCAGGTAAGGAATTAATGAAATCGCTGGCTTTAATTGGACTTGGACGAGATGATGTTTATATTACTAGTGTTGTGCGTAGTCGCCCTTACACAACTAAAAAGGTATTTAGTAAAAAGGAAAATAAGGAAGTTATCAAGCATCCTAACCGTAAACCGACTAAAAAAGAAATGTTAGCCCATGCGCCCTTTTTTGATTATGAAGTTGCTTATGCGCAGCCTAAAGTTATCGTCACAGTTGGTGGCACAGCAATTGAGCGTCTGTTAGGTGCGGGGCACAGTATTTCTAAGGAACATGGCCAAATAATAAAAAATACTCCGATTTTGCAGTTAAATCAGCAGGAAACAGGGTACGAATGGTCGCATGAAAAGTATACAGTTGCATTTCAATATCATCCGGCTGCAATTTTTTATAATCGAAAATTGACAGAAGATATTAAGCAGGATTGGCTCGCTTTAAAACCATACGTAAATATTAAAAAAGACTAG
- the trmD gene encoding tRNA (guanosine(37)-N1)-methyltransferase TrmD produces the protein MKINVLTLFPDMFVPLKTSMLGRGLEDNKWQLNLVNFRDFTSDSHHHVDDTPYGGGAGMVLQIMPIKKALDSLTNKGKVIITAPQGQTFNQQMAQKWSKEENLTFICGHYEGFDQRIYDLADETVSIGDYVLTGGELPTMSMIDATVRLLPGILGNAASPVEESFSHGLLEYPQYTRPENFAGLEVPEVLTSGNHQKIAEWRHKEALRVTYQARPDMLENYDLSSEERDWLAEFKEEDKT, from the coding sequence ATGAAGATTAATGTTTTAACACTCTTTCCTGATATGTTCGTACCGCTAAAAACTTCAATGCTAGGACGGGGACTAGAAGATAACAAGTGGCAGCTTAATCTGGTTAACTTTCGCGATTTTACTAGTGATAGCCATCATCATGTTGACGATACGCCTTATGGTGGTGGTGCCGGGATGGTTTTGCAGATTATGCCGATTAAAAAAGCATTGGATTCGTTAACCAATAAAGGTAAAGTAATTATTACTGCCCCGCAAGGTCAGACCTTTAACCAGCAAATGGCGCAAAAATGGTCTAAAGAAGAAAATTTGACTTTTATTTGTGGTCATTATGAAGGCTTTGACCAACGGATTTACGATTTGGCTGATGAGACAGTGTCAATTGGTGATTATGTCTTAACTGGTGGTGAATTACCAACAATGAGTATGATTGATGCTACTGTACGGTTATTACCGGGAATTTTGGGTAATGCTGCTTCGCCAGTTGAAGAAAGTTTTTCACACGGCTTGCTTGAATATCCACAATATACACGGCCGGAAAACTTTGCGGGATTAGAGGTTCCTGAGGTTCTGACATCAGGTAATCATCAAAAAATTGCTGAGTGGCGCCATAAAGAAGCATTAAGAGTAACTTATCAGGCACGTCCAGATATGCTGGAAAATTATGATTTAAGCTCGGAAGAACGAGATTGGCTTGCAGAATTTAAAGAAGAAGACAAGACTTGA
- the ffh gene encoding signal recognition particle protein: MAFENLSERIQKALRNLTGKGKISEEDINNASREIRLALLEADVNFKVVKDFIKKIKEEALGKEVQESLNPGQQVIKIVNDELTKMMGESAVGLNKSKHIPTIIMMVGLQGTGKTTTVGKLANRLMQKEKARPLLIAGDIYRPAAIAQLEQIGAELKVPVYSEKDQSDVAQIVQNGLKQADANKNDYVIIDTAGRLEIDEPLMEELEQVKQVSQPDNILLVVDAMTGQAATDVAKGFDSRLDITGIILTKLDGDTRGGAALSIRAVTGKPIIFTGQGEKLTDLEQFHPDRMASRILGMGDMLTLIEKAQQDYDAKKAEQVAEKMKENTFDFNDFVDQLDQVEKMGPLDQVMKMIPGLANNPQLKNINIDKKQILHVKAIVSSMTEAEREDPELLNPSRRRRIASGSGRPVVEVNRMIKQFKQAREMMSKITKGNFKGMSNLPGMDSPMAKMAMRRMGKKFKKNKKKRMKIKRYHS, translated from the coding sequence ATGGCTTTTGAAAATTTAAGTGAACGAATTCAAAAAGCGTTGCGGAATTTAACTGGCAAGGGCAAAATTTCTGAAGAAGACATTAATAATGCCAGCCGTGAAATTCGGCTAGCATTGCTTGAAGCCGACGTTAACTTTAAGGTTGTTAAAGATTTTATTAAAAAAATCAAGGAAGAGGCCTTAGGTAAGGAGGTCCAGGAAAGTTTAAATCCGGGCCAACAGGTCATTAAAATTGTTAATGATGAGTTAACCAAGATGATGGGTGAGAGTGCTGTCGGTCTGAATAAGTCCAAGCATATTCCAACTATTATTATGATGGTCGGTCTGCAAGGTACTGGTAAGACAACCACCGTTGGTAAGTTAGCTAATCGGTTGATGCAAAAAGAAAAAGCTCGGCCGCTGTTAATTGCCGGCGATATTTATCGTCCGGCCGCAATTGCCCAGCTTGAACAAATCGGTGCCGAATTGAAGGTTCCCGTTTATAGTGAAAAAGACCAGTCAGACGTTGCCCAAATTGTGCAAAATGGGTTAAAACAAGCTGATGCCAATAAAAATGACTACGTAATTATTGATACGGCTGGTCGTCTGGAAATTGACGAACCGTTAATGGAAGAACTTGAGCAGGTTAAGCAGGTGTCACAGCCAGACAACATCTTGTTAGTCGTTGACGCGATGACCGGTCAAGCTGCAACTGATGTCGCTAAGGGCTTTGATAGTCGCTTAGATATTACCGGAATTATTTTAACTAAGCTTGATGGTGATACCCGTGGTGGTGCGGCACTGTCGATTAGGGCAGTTACAGGTAAGCCGATTATCTTTACTGGTCAAGGCGAAAAGTTGACAGACTTAGAACAGTTCCATCCAGACCGGATGGCTTCGCGGATTTTGGGCATGGGTGATATGCTGACTTTGATTGAAAAGGCTCAGCAAGATTATGATGCCAAAAAGGCCGAACAAGTTGCCGAAAAGATGAAGGAAAATACCTTTGATTTTAACGACTTTGTTGATCAACTTGACCAAGTTGAAAAGATGGGACCACTTGACCAAGTCATGAAAATGATTCCAGGACTTGCTAATAATCCGCAATTAAAGAATATCAATATTGATAAAAAGCAAATTTTGCATGTCAAAGCCATTGTGTCTTCAATGACAGAGGCTGAACGTGAAGATCCAGAATTACTTAATCCAAGTCGGCGAAGAAGAATTGCCTCAGGCTCTGGTCGACCAGTGGTTGAAGTTAATCGTATGATTAAGCAATTTAAGCAGGCCCGCGAGATGATGAGTAAGATTACCAAAGGTAATTTTAAGGGCATGAGTAATTTGCCCGGAATGGACTCACCAATGGCCAAGATGGCAATGCGGCGAATGGGTAAAAAGTTTAAAAAGAACAAGAAAAAGCGCATGAAGATCAAACGGTATCATTCATAA